The stretch of DNA ATCAGTGCACCCCATTCTTATCTCtggtcattcattcattcatttctaacACCCTCCTCTTCTCCTACCAACTATCAGTGCACCCCAGTTTTATCTCAGTTCATTCACTCATTTCTAATACCCTCATCTTCTCCTACCCACTATCAATTCACCCCATTTTTATCTCcggtcattcattcatttatttctaacACCCTCTTCTCCTACCCACTATCAGTGCACCCGATTTTTATCTCCGGtcattcattcattcgttcatTTCTCTATCAGTGCACCCCATTTTTATATCAgttaattcacttattcatttctaACACCCTCTTCATCTCCTACCCACTATCAGTTCACCCCATTTTTTATCTCgggtcattcattcattcatttctaacACCCTCTTCTTCTCCTACCCACTATCAGTGCACCCCATTTTTTATCTCgggtcattcattcattcatttctaacTCCCTCTTCATCTCCTACCCACTATCAGTTCACCCCCTTTTTTTTATCTCgggtcattcattcattcacttctaactccctcctcttcttctcctttcCAGATTCGCCTCTCGCGCCAGTACCGTGTCACTGGCATCCCCTCGCTGGTCCTGATCAACTCCAGAAGCGGCCGAGTGATAACCAAGAACGGGCGGGAGATGGTGACCCGCGACCCCGAGGCGCTGACGTTTCCGTGGCGCCCCCGACCTTTAGGGGAGGTGCTGTCAGCCACCATGCTCGTCGATCCAGACGGCCAGACCGTCGCTTACGATTCCATCAAGGACTCATACAAAGCTTTATACTTCTCAGCACATTGGgtaaggttttatttatttatttatttatttatttatttttttttttttttttgaacgtgaTATTCATTTATACTTCTTAGCCCATTGAGTGAGTATTTGAGTCTtcgagaacagtggtttaattgtTGTTTCCGTTACTTCTGATGttgttataagtttttttttataattctgaacgTGGTATTTAATTGCATTCCAAGCACTCTACACAATTCAGAATTCAAATTCAACGTAACGTTTAATTTCTTACAAAGTAAATTCAAAATTAGCACATGTTTCATTTCCTGCAGAAACGTAAAATCAAAATTAACTTATGTTACATTTCTTACAACAACGTAAATTAAAACTTATCGTACATTACATTTCTTGCAAATACGTTAAGTCAAAATTAACAAAAGGACACTTGtttaaaggatttatatatataatttaaagcaaaaatttccttaaaaaaatgaaaaaagaaaatgcaaagtaCCTTGGTACTTATCTATTGACTACTGATGAAATTTATAGTCATCCTGGTTTTAATGATagttaacattaaaacaaatttcattAGGAATATACGTATAGTTAATCTCTTCCAATTATGAAGATATTATGGCAGAATTTAGAAAGAAAATGTGTCCTGTTTTACATAAATGTAAAGAAAATGTCACATCTGATTTGCCGTGTTTCACTGCATCACAGTCGgtcaaagaaaaatatagaattcaataaaaaaaaaagctagtaaTTTAACTGTGACATTGTAGTCATTGGaaatttttttaaactatttttcatgataaaaatagtagtgggttatggtggccgatgtggtaacgtccctgactgctgatggccagactggggttcgagtccagctcaaacttgttagtttctttggtcgctgcaacctcactatccttgtgagctaaggatggtggatttgagggagcctataggtctatctgctgaatcttcaacagccattgcctggccctacttggtccgaCTTGGGTttagagggagcttgggcgctgatcatatgtatatatggtcagtctctagggcattgtcctgcttgatagggtaatgtcactgtcccttgcctttgccattcatgagcggcctttaaaccttttaaacaatcTTATTGCATATTTTACAAAGCACATTGATTATTTTATTCGCTTtttagtattttattaattttataattaatcgtAATAGTATAAGCTATTGATTTTAAAATACTTTGAAtctttatttatatctttgttCGTGTTTTTAAACTTCATGTTTAAAGATAGTTTTATTATTTGCGGTTCTTTGAgcttataaaaaatatcaatataattttcaggTTGTCTTTTGGCTTTGGTAAGAATTGCATAAATTATCAGTGGAGATTTTGCTGTTATATTAATCCGAGGTTTTACTTTAGACTTACTTTAAATAAGTAACTAGATTAGATGAAAATTTAATCGGTAAATCATTATCTGAACTAATTAGTAACGTAAAAATTAAATGGCGTAAGTAACGAATTACATATCTTTTTCATACATAAAAAGAtacaatttttcatatttatattttacgtTTATTTCAGTGCCCCCCTTGCAAAGCCTTCACTCCACAGTTGGTGGCTGCGTACGAAGAAATCAAGAAGAAGGAAGACAGTTTTCAAATCATCTTCGTCAGTTCGGACAGGTaaacgcgcaaaaaaaaaaaaaaaaaaaaatatatatatatatatatatatatatatatatatatatatatatatatatatatatatattattattattattattattattattattattattattattattattattattattatttagtgggTGGATTACAAGAACGATGGACTTGGGAAGTGGGTGAGagaagggagaggagagagagctaTTCCAAAGGAAGGTGAGATTATTCCATTTCTTTAACAATTGATAATAGTAATCCCATTAAGAATTGTTCGAGATTAGGTCACAGAGATGCACGAGACACTGTTAGGTgtagtaattacctccgccaacgaagttggaaggaggttatgttttaccccctgtttgtgtgtgtgtttgtttgtgaacagcttcctggccacaattttaaccgtagagtaatgaaacttgcagggattaactgttatgtaaaaagcttgaatgattaaatttggaaggtcaaggtcacggtcaagcaaaatgttcaattcacgtaatcagccataggttagGACAtctttatcacagagacttcaaacatggttcacatttgagtgtataaaaatccacgccaattaatacatgttaaggtcaatggtcaaggtggagaaataagctgccgcggcggaggtcttcgctctactgagtgcctttctatttattattattattattacctccgccaacgaagttgggagtaggttatgttttcgcccccgtttgtttATGAACAATTTTCTGACCATAGTTTTTCtcattgagtaatgaaactttcaggtattaattgttatgttgaaaagtagaagttattcaattttgaaagtcctaggtcaaaggtcagggtcaaggctgagcaaaaggtcgagcgaattaaccctaacctgaaTCCCAAATTCGCACATGgtcgtcacacagacttcaaatacgcctgcggtctaaattgattctggggaaggcaaacgagtttcgagaaataagctgccggagcggaggtctgcactcagagtgcttttttagttatttttattattgttattaataataataatgttgtattattatcattattattattattaacttgtgTCTCTTCAAGACATTATCATTTCCTGTAACTACTAGGAAAATCCAGTTGAAAAGATACCAAAAAAAATGGCCTACAATATGGCAATTTCATGCCCCGCACCTACTTTCCGGATTAAAGTAAAAGGTACGAAAGTAGGTCTACAGTacatctatttgagagagagagagagagagagagagagagagagagagagagagagagagaggagagagagagagagagagagagagagagagaaatcatgattAACAAAATCTCTCTATTTTTGTGCAAAATCTGAAAGTTGAATTTTAGATACACTATGTTACTCTATTATCAAAAGATTACCTGATGaaaaaattaccttgaaagtttcattactcttgaaatttccttaaatcaaccaaaattactcAATCTGAGGTAAATACCTTGAAAATGAGAGCACGACAAGTGGGGTAGGAGGGGTAGTAGATGAGGACAGGGTTTGCAATGTTAGAGAAAGGGTTGCtgtcaccagttttttttttttttctcctccattGATTAACTTGACGGCTTTCGATTTTTTTAGATCCTTTACGTCCCCAGTAGTTTTACACTCTCGGTTAGTCTACTCGGCTCGTGAAAAAAATAGTCGATTTCGTCTCTTTCCAATTTCAGATAAGTAAAATGTTATTCCTGTTTTCATTTTATCACATCGTTTTTGTAGGccgaaaaaaaaatcacactttttGTCCATCAGTCTTCTTTTATAGAGGGTTCTGCCAATTTtagcatcctttaaattcagatcttcccggacagtgccatcctgttcgtaatactagatatgcagttaattctaatagtcatgccctctctatcatgaggcttaatactacacagtattttagaagttttattccagctatgttcaggttgtggaatgatcttcctaatcggttagttgaatcggtagaactacaaaagttcaaatttgcagcaattttttgttgttgaacagaatgtcataagtctttttttatagtttatacatgaaagatctgttttaatgctgtttctgttgataaaattttttacttttattgttcattatttctcatacagtttattcatttccttagtttctctcctcattgggctatttttccctgttggagcccgttggcttatagcatcccgtttttccaactagggttgtagcttgactagtaacaacaacaacaataataataataataataataataataataataataataataataataataatacaatggctATTACCCATGTCCCATGCACGGCAGGGCGAGGCAATTTACAACCTAAATGGTATAGGCTGTACATGGTCAGGCAatcaaaaagagagaaagaaactaATATTTTGTTTACAGGCATCACTTCACTTTTCTATAAACAGATAGCATCATAAGtaataaatacgaaaaaaaaatatataaagtaaattttaaGTACGTGCCAGAGGGAGCTTCTGGTTCTTCCAGAAGAAAATTTAATATCCAATATCTCATTACaccaaaatattggcaaaagtgatcaTCAAATAGTTAGGAATCATGTAAATATTAGTCTCATTAggggaaaatattggcaaaagtgaccatcAAATAGTTAGGAATCAGGTAGATATTAGTCTCATTAGGGGAAAATATTGGCAAGAGTGACCATCAAATAGTTAGGAATCAGGTAGATATTAGTCTCATTAggggaaaatattggcaaaagtgaccatcAAATAGTTAGGAATCAGGTAAATATTACTGTCTCATTAggggaaaatattggcaaaagtgaccatcAAATAGTTAGGAATCAGGTAAATATTAGTCTCATTAGGGGAAAATATTAGCAAAAGTGACCATCAAATAGTTAGGAATCAGGTAAAGATTAGTCTCATTAGGAGAAATTATTGGCAAAAGAAGTGACAATCAAATAGTTAGGAATCGGGGAAATGTTAGTCTCATTAggggaaaatattggcaaaagtgaccatcAAATAGTTAGGAattaggtaaatattcctcatgccaaaggaatgaaaattataaaaaaagaaatgttgttctTGAACAGGAGTGAGGATTCCTGGCGCGCCTACCACAGCACGATGCCTTGGCTGAGCGTAGCCTGGGAGGAAGAAACGGCTCGCAGAGAGCTGGCCAGCACTCTGGAGGTGCAAGGGATCCCTACTCTGGTCATCCTTGCACCGGACAATACAGTTATCACCACAGAGGGGAGGGCAGATCTCACTGAAGATCCACATGGCGAGGTGAGTTCTTTAGACATTCCAGTTTCTTTCCAGAGATTGTAGATATTAGACcatgaatattttaaaataagaTGTCGATTGTGATTATGTTGATTAGCTCTATGGATAGTGCAATAGTTTCacgttttgtttgtttcatttaatAATAGACTTCTTTATTAGATCGTAATGATAATTATTGGACATTTTACCGTCTTTTTTTATAGGACTTGATATCTGATAGAAAAGATAACATGCTTTTTTTAAGGCTATGAAATTCATTATTGTGCCTAATTTGAAATTTACCATACAGCAATTTTCCTTACGCATTAACACAGTTGATTTAAAAGCATATTTAAAAGAattctttccaatatatatatatatatatatatatatatatatatatatatatatatatatatatatatatatatatatatatatatatatatatatatatatatatatattgaaaaaagtccATCTTATTTTTTGGCGTCTAAATCCATCCATAATTATATACTGAAAAAGTCCGTCTTATTTCTAGCGTCTAAATCAACCCataattatatattgaaaaaatccGTCTTATTTCTAGCGTCTAAATCAATCCATAATTATATATTGGAAAAGTCCGTCTTATTTCTAGCGTCTAAATCAACCCATAATTATATATTGGAAAAGTCCGTCTTATTTCTAGCGTCTAAATCAACCCATAATTATATACTGGAAAAGTCCGAAATATTTCTAGCGTCTAAATCAACCCATAATTATATATTGGAAAAGTCCGTCTTATTTCTAGTGTCTAAATCAACCCATAATTATATATTGGAAAAGTCCGTCTTATTTCTGGTATCTAAATCCATCCATAATTATATATTGGAAAAGTCCGTCTTATTTCTAGTGTCTAAATCAACCCATAATTATATATTGGAAAAGTCCGTCTTATTTCTGGCATCTAAATTCATCTATGAATTATACCAACAGAGATTTCCCTGGCGACCGCAGAGTGTGGACATTCTAGCAGAAAGACACATGGGCCGTCTGCAAGAAAGCCCTTGCTTAGTCTTATTCACAGGTAATGCGTTGTTCTAAGAGCATTTGATCCTTTATTTTGGATCGTGGTTATTTCACATTTCAATCAAgtgaatttaccttttttttccatttgtaatataaaatttcatttgtgctctatgatttttttttagctttgaacAGATTAAATGCAGATTGTTTCTTAAAACtatttaattggatttttttttttatccatatgtaGTAAGTTACCTATTCTGTATCTAGAAATTTCATCTTTACTTATAGTTAAATTGAATATTCACTAGCATAAAGATATTTGAACGGTATAATTGTTTAAACAGTTCAACTGAAATAGCTCtggctcatatttttttttctgtaaacatttACAAATAATATTACTGCAGAGATTACTAGGTATTTCTAGTGGGAGAATTTGTAGCTTGTAAGAGAGCATGCCAGTACTCCGGGCACAGAAAATTCTTGACTATCTAAGTTCAGTCTTCATTTCATGCAGATTGTTATACAGCATTTCTTCGTCATTTTTATTGCCAcagtacttcattattattattattattattattattattattattattaacttgtgTCTCTTCAAGTCTCCCCAGTTTACTTTACGCTTTATGCTAGACATTATCATTTCCTCTcagccttgtcaggctgggaggaacttagagagtagaggtcccctttttgtttttgtttcattgttgatgttggctaacccccaaaattgggggaagtgccttggtatatggatatggatgggaCTTCATTATTAGGACAGCACTAAAACTATCAGTATTCAAGGACTTAGTATAGTGTTCTGTACAAGTCATTATTAGCATGGAATGTTAGACGACTGAAGTGTAAGTTACATCTTCCTTTTACAGATGGAGAAAATACTGAATTACAGTTTGGCCGTGATGTCCTGTTGCCTGTAGCTGAGGAGTATTTGTTGGAGCATTCTCACGAAGGAGGACTGACCCTACAGTTCTTTGTGGCTGGAGAGGTATGACTTTATCTGATTCAAGCAATGAAAATTGAAATGCGGGAAAGTCCTACCAAGTTAAAGAAGTGTAAAAGTTTATGTTTATATTGTatcatattttcatcatcatcctctcctacgcctattgacgcaaagggcctcggctagatttcgcttgagcttttaaatctattcttctccactcatcatcttctacttcaggcttcatagttctcagccatgcaggcctgtgtcttctaactcATCTAGTGCTCTTTGAAGCCCAgataaaaatttggtgaactaatctctcttggggagtgcgaacagcatgcccaacccatctccatctacccttcatcatgatctcatccacacatggcacttgaggaatctctctaatagtttcattagATTTACATAACagaaaatttcttatatatctGTTCAAGTCCTTTAGTATTtgacattacagtacagtagttatgtAGGCCTCTAGGAATATCTGATTGAGATCACAAAGTATAGCTTCTTATGTGCGTAATTTGCAATATGACTTTCCAgtattcatgaaatgtttattcttAATTCATCCAAAATAATGGTTTACTCACTAGAGTTCCAAAACTGCTTTGCTAGTCTGGAACTTTAATGGAATGCATACTTACTGTCATCAAGGGCTAGTAATATTTGTATTATGATTAAACTCATCCAGCAATATGATAAATTGCTTAATATTTTTAAAGAGATTCCCACCAATTTTAGGTTTTGAAACTTTACTTCTTTTGGACAAAGTACTTCCCTTAGAATGCTATCCTATTCAGGattgttgcagttttttttttttttttttaaataactgtaATGCAAAGTAAAAACTAAATTTCATATCGGGACGTCTTCGCTATCACAAGAAATAACCTGTTGATTTTAAAAGCAAAATCATTTTAATAGTCCCACAATATCAAAAAATCTCAAAACCACAAAAGCCTGATTTTGGTCGAACTTAAATTTTCCACTAAACCCAGGTTGTGATTAGAATACTATCCTATTCAGGATTCTAGCAGATTTTAAAAGCAAATCCATTTTTCCAATCACAATATCAAAAAAATCTCAAAACTACAAAAGAGTGGTTTTGGTCAGACTTAAATTTCTCACTAAACCCAGATTGTGCAATTTATACAAATAAGTAATGTTACAGGGTCgttctttttttcagattttaaaacaaaacaggaaattaatttttttagacCTGAAAATAAGTGAATATTTAAATGCAGCAGACTGCATATGCTAACTATTTTACATTTTGGTTAGTTTAGCTTACCACCTATAATAAAATGACTTCCCACTAAAAAGTGGAAGGAAAGGTCTGTGTCATTGTATAGTACACCTGTTgtaaaatatttatactgtatggtgtaaaggtttaaaggccgcccaggaatggtagaggcaagggacaatgacattgccctatcaagcaggacaatgcctcagagaatgaccatattacatatgatcagcgcccaagcattttattttattttattctaatcattttttttttttttttttttttttttttttttttttttttttttactatgtagtGGAGAATTTGGTCAAATATTAAACATTTTAGCAGATTAGAATACTTTACAGAATTTCCATATGCATTATTGCTTGCTATTGTTATGTATATTGTTGTTTAATACGAACCTTGATATGAACTGACCTCAATAAGCCCGAGTTGTGTCGTGAAACGTCGGcccaagatgataaaaaaaaaatctttatgtttGTTACAGCATTGTTCTTTTCCTTAGATATTGTGAAAGTCTTCAATATACACTCTAGAGTCTAGATGGTCAAAGCTTTTGTACAATATCTCAATATTGCACACACAGAAATTGATTGTCTATTAAAAATCTAGAACAGAAATCTGCACATAACAAAGTTATCTTGATAATTGATTTTACTTACTCTTCCATAGGATGAAGTTGCAGACAGTGTACGAGACTTTGCTTGTCTAGATGACGTTGTGCCTCTTGTTGCAATTGTTGATCTCTCAGAAGGAGCAAAATATCTTCTAGAAGAAGGAGTTGAAGTCTCAACAGCTACCGTCCACAATTTTGTTACAAGGTATGGATTTTTGGGTTTTAATTTATTGATTCAAGAGTTTATGGTCGAGGTCATTGTTAAAAGAAAGTTAATCTTAAACTTTAAAACTTATATTGTAGCTTATATTCAAATGCAACATCATAATTTGAGTGTAAAAGCTctttaaataatttgataattctCGAATTAATGTATCTATGTATTGTTTTTACAGTATTATGCACTGACTAAATCTTTGTAATCGATGAAAGTCCAAGCTCTTTCACATAATTATGTTTGCTTTGGCTtttaggaaaatatcatttttttctaaTCATAAAGCACAATGCATTGCATAACTGCAGAGGAAGAGTCAACTAAGCATTTGTCAAgcaaaaaaatatttgctttactTGAGATATGGAGTCCTCCAAATCTCTCGGCTCCCTCAGTCCAGTGCAGTATAAAGTTTCACTTTGTGATGACCCCTtatcttttcattttctcttttctcgCATTTTCCTGGTTGTTTTTTAGTCCAAGATTTTTTTTCACAGCTGTATTTCTTCCTGTAAACCCACTCCTACTGATGAGAGCTTGAGGACTTAGTCCATAAGTTTTTAAGTGTCTTAAGAGGAAGATCTAGAAAGCTAACATTCTTCTGGAAACTTTGTTTTCTCCGATAACCTGGATTCTATTATATGCTACAATGGATAAAGTTGACCACtcccattgatattttttttctcttcgtttGGAATGCAGCACATCTTCCCTTTAGAGTAGGTTCCCTTTAATCACCAGTGATAAGTAATTCCATGATCTCTCCCTAGATGATCAATGTTGCTGACTTGGATTAGGTGATGTCCTTTGGATTTTCCCACTGGGtcaaggaattctattctttcctACCAGCCTTTCTATAACCTGGTAACATTCCATGTATTGCTGATAATGTCTGGCCATTTCCTCATAATCTCCTATATTGTGTAACCTTTGCCAGGACAGAAAAGCTggagtattatttcattacattcgGACTATGTTGGGTTCTTTGCCATAGAAACCATGTATGCTAGTCA from Palaemon carinicauda isolate YSFRI2023 chromosome 5, ASM3689809v2, whole genome shotgun sequence encodes:
- the LOC137641654 gene encoding nucleoredoxin-like, which produces MAHASLVSSIGEQLQSHSGAVSLHDISGPDKIIALYFSAHWCPPCRAFTPQLVSFYQHVKENTKHQLEIVLVSSDHEEEAFNHYFGDMPWLALPFSDTKRKIRLSRQYRVTGIPSLVLINSRSGRVITKNGREMVTRDPEALTFPWRPRPLGEVLSATMLVDPDGQTVAYDSIKDSYKALYFSAHWCPPCKAFTPQLVAAYEEIKKKEDSFQIIFVSSDRSEDSWRAYHSTMPWLSVAWEEETARRELASTLEVQGIPTLVILAPDNTVITTEGRADLTEDPHGERFPWRPQSVDILAERHMGRLQESPCLVLFTDGENTELQFGRDVLLPVAEEYLLEHSHEGGLTLQFFVAGEDEVADSVRDFACLDDVVPLVAIVDLSEGAKYLLEEGVEVSTATVHNFVTRYTNDKLTPLPVRPMTSTATNTS